A single region of the Sorghum bicolor cultivar BTx623 chromosome 7, Sorghum_bicolor_NCBIv3, whole genome shotgun sequence genome encodes:
- the LOC8068564 gene encoding putative F-box/FBD/LRR-repeat protein At5g56810 isoform X2, which translates to MGMLVLNLNRLMSLPRDRQRRRWQIRARCRRSLVTSRGKRKGSPCQQDGDGISRAGKTMRSSIPDLPEEILFHIHSLMPMREAARAACASRAFLHSWRCHPNLIFNKDTIGLKINGRGENFHHKIGRILRKHSGIGLKTFSLDYSYMCGFDGARYFDSWLQIALKPGIEKLTLWLPTTKKIYNFPCSLLSDGVRNSLQYLKLHNVALHPTVELCPLRGLTSLHLSDVRITWDELECLLCNSLALEQLELECCAEIIYLKIPCSLQRLSSLSVFSCYRLQVIESKAPNLSSLCLTGHRLNFSHVETLQVKKLAMYYPNFIGDARGKLPSSMPNLETLVINSQSEVVDAPMLPTKFLYLKHLTIRCLSHICCINLFLRIHN; encoded by the exons ATGGGGATGTTGGTGCTGAACCTGAACCGCCTCATGTCCTTGCCTCGCGACCGGCAGCGGCGTCGCTGGCAAATCCGAGCCCGATGTCGGC GTAGTCTTGTTACCTCAAGGGGTAAAAGAAAGGGATCACCGTGTCAACAAGACGGCGATGGAATATCTCGAGCTGGTAAAACAATGAGGAGTTCAATCCCAGACCTTCCTGAG GAAATATTGTTTCACATACATTCCCTGATGCCAATGCGTGAAGCTGCTCGTGCTGCTTGTGCATCTCGTGCCTTTTTACATTCCTGGAGATGTCATCcaaatctcatcttcaataagGATACGATTGGCTTGAAGATAAATGGGCGTGGAGAGAATTTCCATCACAAAATTGGCCGCATTCTTAGGAAGCACTCAGGGATTGGCTTGAAAACGTTCAGTCTTGACTACAGTTACATGTGTGGTTTTGATGGTGCTCGTTATTTTGACAGTTGGCTTCAGATTGCTCTTAAACCAGGCATTGAAAAACTTACCCTCTGGTTGCccacaacaaaaaaaatatacaatTTCCCATGCTCACTTTTATCAGATGGGGTTCGAAACTCACTTCAGTATCTTAAACTTCATAATGTTGCCCTCCATCCCACTGTTGAACTTTGCCCCTTGCGAGGTCTAACAAGTCTGCATTTGTCTGATGTGAGGATTACATGGGATGAGTTAGAGTGCCTGCTTTGTAACTCTCTTGCTTTGGAACAACTAGAGCTGGAATGCTGTGCGGAGATTATTTACCTAAAGATACCTTGTTCCCTACAGCGGCTCAGCAGCCTTAGCGTTTTTAGTTGCTATAGACTTCAAGTTATAGAAAGCAAAGCTCCAAATCTCTCTAGTCTTTGCCTTACTGGACACAGGTTGAACTTTTCACATGTGGAAACATTGCAAGTGAAGAAACTAGCCATGTATTATCCAAACTTCATCGGAGATGCTCGTGGCAAGCTGCCATCCAGTATGCCGAATCTTGAAACTCTTGTCATAAATTCACAGAGTGAG GTGGTTGATGCACCAATGCTGCCTACCAAATTCCTCTACCTTAAGCACCTAACCATCAG GTGTCTCAGCCACATATGTTGTATCAATCTGTTTTTGAGGATTCACAACTGA
- the LOC8066093 gene encoding uncharacterized protein LOC8066093 has product MGLLALQRLMSLQRDRQRRQRQTRTPILNGWIAASSLGKRKGSSCQKDAHGDSKVAKRMRCSIPALPEDIWRHIHSLLPLRDAARAACLSHSFLRSWRCHPNLTLNMHVLGSNANVPRENSSCIIDNILRKHSGSHINILKLQLYGIYDSYQYLDSWLQVAVTPGIEELTIEPCHSRVKMKQNVPCKVLSYGVRNSIRCLQLSFCAFHPTADLGLLRNLTSLCLESVHILDDEFECFLSNSPALERLDVNNCSEIMCMRIPCVLLQLHCLKVSSCLNLRVLESKARNLSSFILNSGCNVKVSLGETLQMKSLGMRRSNLICYARAEFPSNLPKLESLCISSDSEMVDTPMLPSKFLFLKHLRIYLGWAFSSGYDFFSLVSFLDASPCLENLLLNLQVSQHASVFDGSSQLRQMPEQHHGCLKSVKFIGFNSEKSLVELTCYILKNAKSLGCLTLDTTYGDPKCDNKIMTGGMCAPMNKGFLMEARRGVAAVRTYIEDKVPSTVKLTVVEHCTRCHADNLSE; this is encoded by the exons ATGGGGCTACTGGCACTGCAGCGGCTCATGTCCCTGCAGCGCGACCGGCAGCGGCGTCAACGACAAACCCGAACCCCAATCCTGA ATGGATGGATTGCTGCTTCATCACTGGGTAAAAGGAAGGGCTCTTCCTGTCAAAAAGATGCTCATGGTGATTCTAAAGTTGCCAAAAGAATGAGATGCTCAATCCCAGCCCTTCCGGAG GACATCTGGCGCCATATACATTCCCTATTGCCACTGCGTGATGCTGCCCGTGCTGCTTGCTTGTCTCACTCCTTTCTACGTTCCTGGAGGTGTCATCCCAACCTCACCTTAAATATGCATGTTCTTGGCTCAAATGCAAATGTACCTCGAGAGAATTCCAGCTGCATAATTGACAATATCCTGAGGAAACACTCAGGCAGCCACATTAACATACTCAAGCTTCAGTTATATGGTATTTATGATTCCTACCAGTATCTGGACAGTTGGCTTCAGGTTGCTGTTACACCTGGGATTGAAGAACTCACCATTGAGCCATGTCATAGTAGAGTCAAAATGAAGCAGAATGTCCCATGCAAAGTTTTATCTTATGGGGTCCGAAACTCAATCCGGTGTCTTCAACTTTCCTTCTGCGCCTTCCATCCCACAGCTGACCTTGGCCTGTTGAGAAACCTAACAAGTTTGTGCCTGGAGTCTGTGCATATTTTGGATGATGAGTTTGAGTGCTTTCTTTCTAACTCCCCTGCTTTAGAGCGGTTAGACGTCAATAATTGCTCAGAGATAATGTGCATGAGGATACCTTGCGTGCTGCTGCAGCTTCATTGCTTAAAGGTTTCTTCTTGCTTGAATCTGCGAGTGCTAGAGAGCAAAGCTCGAAATCTATCCAGTTTTATTTTAAATTCAGGATGTAATGTAAAAGTCTCACTTGGAGAAACATTGCAAATGAAGAGCCTTGGCATGCGCCGTTCAAACCTCATATGTTATGCCCGTGCCGAATTTCCATCCAATCTGCCAAAACTTGAGTCTCTTTGCATCAGTTCAGATTCTGAG ATGGTCGATACACCTATGCTGCCTAGCAAATTCCTCTTCCTCAAGCATCTGCGTATTTATCTGGGATGGGCCTTTTCCTCGGgctatgattttttttctctggtttctttccttgatgcttctccttgcttggagaatttattgttGAAT CTTCAGGTATCCCAGCATGCATCGGTTTTTGATGGTTCATCACAGTTGAGGCAGATGCCTGAACAGCACCATGGCTGCCTCAAGAGTGTGAAGTTCATAGGTTTTAATTCAGAGAAGAGCTTGGTTGAGCTAACATGTTATATTCTCAAGAATGCCAAGTCACTTGGATGCCTTACACTGGACACCACTTATGGTGATCCCAAGTGTGATAACAAAATAATGACCGGTGGCATGTGCGCTCCCATGAATAAAGGTTTTCTCATGGAAGCCCGTAGAGGTGTCGCAGCAGTTAGAACATACATTGAAGATAAAGTCCCGTCTACTGTTAAGCTGACAGTGGTGGAGCACTGTACTCGGTGCCATGCTGATAACTTATCTGAATAG
- the LOC8068562 gene encoding putative F-box/LRR-repeat protein At3g18150 isoform X2 codes for MGLLALQRLMSLQRDRQRRQQRTQALNGSIDSSMDIRKCSPCEQDTHGDSHAAKRMMCSIPTLPEDILQHIHSLLPLRDAARAACSSHAFLRFWRCHPNLTLNWHILGSNANASQENFSCIIDNILRNHSGINIKILKLQLYGIYDAYQYLDSWLQVAVKPGIEELTIELCYGVDMKHNVPCTVLTNGVQNSIWYLQLSCCAFHPTPELGPFRNLKSLLLRSVHILDNELECFLSNSHALEKLDLNGCKKITCLKIPCILLQLHSLKVSCCLNLRVIESKARNLSCFILEGRSVKVSLGETLKMKNLCMGRSNIVCYARVILSSSMPNLKTLTISSHYERVNTPMLRTKFLFLKWLSIYLRLTSCPSYDYFSLVSFLDASPSLETWLLDVAEESMQHESIFGGGSLQLRQMPEQHHGRLKTAGS; via the exons ATGGGTCTGCTGGCGTTGCAGCGGCTCATGTCCCTACAGCGCGACCGGCAGCGGCGTCAACAGCGAACCCAAGCTCTGA ATGGATCGATTGATTCATCAATGGATATAAGAAAGTGCTCACCCTGTGAACAAGACACCCATGGTGATTCTCATGCTGCCAAAAGAATGATGTGTTCAATCCCAACCCTTCCGGAG GACATTTTGCAACATATACATTCCCTGTTGCCACTGCGTGATGCTGCCCGTGCTGCTTGCTCATCTCATGCCTTTCTACGTTTCTGGCGATGTCATCCCAATCTAACCTTAAACTGGCATATCCTTGGCTCAAATGCAAATGCATCTCAAGAGAATTTCAGCTGCATAATTGACAACATCCTGAGGAACCACTCAGGCATCAACATTAAGATACTCAAGCTTCAGTTATATGGCATTTATGATGCCTACCAGTATCTGGACAGTTGGCTTCAGGTTGCTGTTAAACCTGGGATTGAAGAACTCACCATTGAGCTATGTTATGGAGTTGACATGAAGCATAATGTCCCATGCACAGTTTTAACTAATGGTGTCCAAAACTCAATCTGGTATCTTCAACTTTCCTGCTGCGCCTTCCATCCCACACCTGAACTTGGCCCCTTCAGAAACCTAAAAAGTTTGCTCCTGCGTTCTGTGCATATTTTGGATAATGAGTTAGAGTGCTTTCTTTCCAACTCCCATGCTTTGGAGAAGTTAGACCTCAATGGTTGCAAGAAGATAACGTGCCTGAAGATACCTTGCATCCTGCTGCAGCTCCATAGCCTGAAGGTTTCTTGTTGCCTGAATCTGCGAGTGATAGAGAGCAAAGCTCGAAATCTCTCCTGTTTTATCCTTGAAGGACGGAGTGTAAAAGTCTCACTTGGAGAAACACTGAAAATGAAGAACCTGTGCATGGGCCGTTCCAACATCGTCTGTTATGCCCGTGTTATATTGTCATCCAGTATGCCAAACCTCAAGACTCTTACCATCAGCTCACATTATGAG AGGGTTAATACACCAATGCTTCGTACCAAATTCCTATTCCTCAAGTGGCTGTCTATTTATCTGAGATTGACCTCTTGCCCATCCTATGACTATTTTTCTCTGGTTTCTTTCCTTGACGCTTCTCCCTCCTTGGAGACTTGGTTGTTGGAT GTAGCTGAGGAAAGTATGCAGCATGAATCAATTTTCGGAGGCGGCTCCTTGCAGTTGAGGCAGATGCCTGAGCAGCACCATGGCCGCCTTAAGACTGCAGGTAGCTGA
- the LOC8068564 gene encoding F-box/LRR-repeat protein At3g26922 isoform X1, translated as MGMLVLNLNRLMSLPRDRQRRRWQIRARCRRSLVTSRGKRKGSPCQQDGDGISRAGKTMRSSIPDLPEEILFHIHSLMPMREAARAACASRAFLHSWRCHPNLIFNKDTIGLKINGRGENFHHKIGRILRKHSGIGLKTFSLDYSYMCGFDGARYFDSWLQIALKPGIEKLTLWLPTTKKIYNFPCSLLSDGVRNSLQYLKLHNVALHPTVELCPLRGLTSLHLSDVRITWDELECLLCNSLALEQLELECCAEIIYLKIPCSLQRLSSLSVFSCYRLQVIESKAPNLSSLCLTGHRLNFSHVETLQVKKLAMYYPNFIGDARGKLPSSMPNLETLVINSQSEVVDAPMLPTKFLYLKHLTIRLLLSPVSRPYDCCSLVSFLDASPSLETLVLDVSQPHMLYQSVFEDSQLRHMPTRHHGCLRSVKISGFSSAKCLVELASYILNNAVSLECLTLDTMYGYRCGEGKQKRCHTMEAALFKEAHRALSAVRTYIENKVPSTVKLTVLEPCSRCHASAMFIS; from the exons ATGGGGATGTTGGTGCTGAACCTGAACCGCCTCATGTCCTTGCCTCGCGACCGGCAGCGGCGTCGCTGGCAAATCCGAGCCCGATGTCGGC GTAGTCTTGTTACCTCAAGGGGTAAAAGAAAGGGATCACCGTGTCAACAAGACGGCGATGGAATATCTCGAGCTGGTAAAACAATGAGGAGTTCAATCCCAGACCTTCCTGAG GAAATATTGTTTCACATACATTCCCTGATGCCAATGCGTGAAGCTGCTCGTGCTGCTTGTGCATCTCGTGCCTTTTTACATTCCTGGAGATGTCATCcaaatctcatcttcaataagGATACGATTGGCTTGAAGATAAATGGGCGTGGAGAGAATTTCCATCACAAAATTGGCCGCATTCTTAGGAAGCACTCAGGGATTGGCTTGAAAACGTTCAGTCTTGACTACAGTTACATGTGTGGTTTTGATGGTGCTCGTTATTTTGACAGTTGGCTTCAGATTGCTCTTAAACCAGGCATTGAAAAACTTACCCTCTGGTTGCccacaacaaaaaaaatatacaatTTCCCATGCTCACTTTTATCAGATGGGGTTCGAAACTCACTTCAGTATCTTAAACTTCATAATGTTGCCCTCCATCCCACTGTTGAACTTTGCCCCTTGCGAGGTCTAACAAGTCTGCATTTGTCTGATGTGAGGATTACATGGGATGAGTTAGAGTGCCTGCTTTGTAACTCTCTTGCTTTGGAACAACTAGAGCTGGAATGCTGTGCGGAGATTATTTACCTAAAGATACCTTGTTCCCTACAGCGGCTCAGCAGCCTTAGCGTTTTTAGTTGCTATAGACTTCAAGTTATAGAAAGCAAAGCTCCAAATCTCTCTAGTCTTTGCCTTACTGGACACAGGTTGAACTTTTCACATGTGGAAACATTGCAAGTGAAGAAACTAGCCATGTATTATCCAAACTTCATCGGAGATGCTCGTGGCAAGCTGCCATCCAGTATGCCGAATCTTGAAACTCTTGTCATAAATTCACAGAGTGAG GTGGTTGATGCACCAATGCTGCCTACCAAATTCCTCTACCTTAAGCACCTAACCATCAGGTTGCTATTATCACCTGTTTCGCGTCCATATGACTGCTGCTCGCTGGTTTCTTTCCTTGACGCGTCTCCTTCCTTGGAGACTTTAGTATTAGAT GTGTCTCAGCCACATATGTTGTATCAATCTGTTTTTGAGGATTCACAACTGAGACACATGCCCACACGCCACCATGGCTGTCTCCGGAGTGTGAAGATCAGTGGTTTCAGCTCTGCAAAGTGCTTGGTTGAACTAGCCTCTTATATTCTAAATAATGCGGTGTCACTTGAGTGTCTTACGTTGGACACCATGTATGGCTATAGGTGTGGTGAAGGTAAGCAAAAACGTTGTCATACCATGGAAGCTGCTCTTTTCAAGGAAGCCCATAGAGCGCTTTCGGCTGTGAGAACATACATTGAGAATAAAGTTCCGTCTACAGTTAAATTAACTGTTCTGGAGCCTTGCAGCCGGTGCCATGCTAGTGCAATGTTTATATCTTAG
- the LOC8068562 gene encoding putative F-box/LRR-repeat protein At3g18150 isoform X1, whose translation MASAILGLHYLASFLSCFWIYHWISSSGRTTMGLLALQRLMSLQRDRQRRQQRTQALNGSIDSSMDIRKCSPCEQDTHGDSHAAKRMMCSIPTLPEDILQHIHSLLPLRDAARAACSSHAFLRFWRCHPNLTLNWHILGSNANASQENFSCIIDNILRNHSGINIKILKLQLYGIYDAYQYLDSWLQVAVKPGIEELTIELCYGVDMKHNVPCTVLTNGVQNSIWYLQLSCCAFHPTPELGPFRNLKSLLLRSVHILDNELECFLSNSHALEKLDLNGCKKITCLKIPCILLQLHSLKVSCCLNLRVIESKARNLSCFILEGRSVKVSLGETLKMKNLCMGRSNIVCYARVILSSSMPNLKTLTISSHYERVNTPMLRTKFLFLKWLSIYLRLTSCPSYDYFSLVSFLDASPSLETWLLDVAEESMQHESIFGGGSLQLRQMPEQHHGRLKTAGS comes from the exons ATGGCTAGTGCAATTTTAGGCTTACATTATTTGGCCTCCTTCTTGTCCTGTTTCTGGATCTACCACTGGATATCGTCGTCTGGTCGAACCACCATGGGTCTGCTGGCGTTGCAGCGGCTCATGTCCCTACAGCGCGACCGGCAGCGGCGTCAACAGCGAACCCAAGCTCTGA ATGGATCGATTGATTCATCAATGGATATAAGAAAGTGCTCACCCTGTGAACAAGACACCCATGGTGATTCTCATGCTGCCAAAAGAATGATGTGTTCAATCCCAACCCTTCCGGAG GACATTTTGCAACATATACATTCCCTGTTGCCACTGCGTGATGCTGCCCGTGCTGCTTGCTCATCTCATGCCTTTCTACGTTTCTGGCGATGTCATCCCAATCTAACCTTAAACTGGCATATCCTTGGCTCAAATGCAAATGCATCTCAAGAGAATTTCAGCTGCATAATTGACAACATCCTGAGGAACCACTCAGGCATCAACATTAAGATACTCAAGCTTCAGTTATATGGCATTTATGATGCCTACCAGTATCTGGACAGTTGGCTTCAGGTTGCTGTTAAACCTGGGATTGAAGAACTCACCATTGAGCTATGTTATGGAGTTGACATGAAGCATAATGTCCCATGCACAGTTTTAACTAATGGTGTCCAAAACTCAATCTGGTATCTTCAACTTTCCTGCTGCGCCTTCCATCCCACACCTGAACTTGGCCCCTTCAGAAACCTAAAAAGTTTGCTCCTGCGTTCTGTGCATATTTTGGATAATGAGTTAGAGTGCTTTCTTTCCAACTCCCATGCTTTGGAGAAGTTAGACCTCAATGGTTGCAAGAAGATAACGTGCCTGAAGATACCTTGCATCCTGCTGCAGCTCCATAGCCTGAAGGTTTCTTGTTGCCTGAATCTGCGAGTGATAGAGAGCAAAGCTCGAAATCTCTCCTGTTTTATCCTTGAAGGACGGAGTGTAAAAGTCTCACTTGGAGAAACACTGAAAATGAAGAACCTGTGCATGGGCCGTTCCAACATCGTCTGTTATGCCCGTGTTATATTGTCATCCAGTATGCCAAACCTCAAGACTCTTACCATCAGCTCACATTATGAG AGGGTTAATACACCAATGCTTCGTACCAAATTCCTATTCCTCAAGTGGCTGTCTATTTATCTGAGATTGACCTCTTGCCCATCCTATGACTATTTTTCTCTGGTTTCTTTCCTTGACGCTTCTCCCTCCTTGGAGACTTGGTTGTTGGAT GTAGCTGAGGAAAGTATGCAGCATGAATCAATTTTCGGAGGCGGCTCCTTGCAGTTGAGGCAGATGCCTGAGCAGCACCATGGCCGCCTTAAGACTGCAGGTAGCTGA
- the LOC8066095 gene encoding endoglucanase 19, whose protein sequence is MEQPRSRLLSVCAVVLLLLLLLAPGLAAAFNYADALAKSIIYFEGQRSGKLPPGNRMPWRGDSGLTDGAQHNVDLVGGYYDAGDNMKFGLPMAFTTTMLAWSVADFGKYMGANLPHARAAVRWGADYLLKAATSTPGTLYVQVGDPAQDHKCWERPEDMDTPRAVYAVTSSNPGSDVAAETAAALAASAVAFRRADPGYAARLLGAAVVAFELADRHRGSYSQGTLSAAVCPFYCSYSGYDDELLWAAAWLHRASGNATFMAYVRANGVQDGAGNDDYSFSWDDKRIGTKVLLARGVLRRDRRRNVPGLQLYKAHSDSYVCSLVPGAAGFQAGQYTPGGLIYREGGSNMQYVTTTTFLLLAYAKYLRSAGGNVACGGGGEVAPAELVALAKRQVDYILGKNPAGTSFMVGFGERYPRRLHHRGASLPSVRAHPARIGCDQGFAYLHSAAPDANLLVGAVVGGPDARDGFVDDRDSYGQTEPATYINAPLVGVLAYFAGTAKL, encoded by the exons ATGGAGCAGCCCCGGAGCAGGCTGCTCAGCGTCTGCGCCGtcgtcctgctcctcctcctcctcctcgccccggGCCTCGCCGCCGCCTTCAACTAcgccgacgcgctcgccaagTCCATCATCTACTTCGAGGGCCAGCGCTCCGGCAAGCTGCCCCCCGGCAACCGCATGCCCTGGCGCGGCGACTCCGGCCTCACCGACGGCGCCCAGCACAAC GTGGATCTGGTGGGCGGCTACTACGACGCCGGCGACAACATGAAGTTCGGCCTCCCAATGGCGTTCACCACAACAATGCTCGCATGGAGCGTAGCCGACTTCGGCAAGTACATGGGCGCCAACCTCCCGCACGCCCGCGCCGCCGTGCGCTGGGGCGCCGACTACCTCCTCAAGGCCGCGACCTCCACCCCGGGGACACTCTACGTCCAGGTAGGCGACCCGGCGCAGGACCACAAGTGCTGGGAGCGGCCGGAGGACATGGACACGCCGCGGGCGGTCTACGCCGTCACCTCCTCCAACCCCGGTTCCGACGTGGCCGccgagacggcggcggcgttaGCCGCCTCCGCCGTCGCGTTCCGCCGCGCCGACCCGGGGTACGCGGCGCGTCTCCTCGGCGCCGCCGTGGTGGCGTTCGAGCTCGCGGACCGGCACCGGGGTTCGTACAGCCAGGGCACGCTCAGCGCCGCGGTGTGTCCGTTCTACTGCTCCTACTCCGGGTACGACGACGAGCTGCTGTGGGCGGCCGCGTGGCTGCACCGCGCGTCCGGGAACGCGACGTTCATGGCGTACGTGAGAGCCAACGGCGTCCAGGACGGCGCTGGGAACGACGACTACAGCTTCAGCTGGGACGACAAGCGGATCGGCACCAAGGTCCTGCTGGCGAGAGGGGTGCTCCGGCGAGACAGGAGACGGAACGTCCCCGGGCTGCAGCTGTACAAGGCGCACTCCGACAGCTACGTCTGCTCGCTGGTGCCCGGCGCCGCCGGGTTCCAGGCCGGGCAGTACACTCCCGGCGGGCTCATCTACAGGGAAGGCGGCAGCAACATGCAGTacgtgacgacgacgacgttccTGCTGCTCGCGTACGCGAAATACCTCCGGTCAGCCGGCGGCAATGTGGCGTGCGGTGGCGGAGGAGAGGTGGCGCCGGCGGAGCTGGTGGCGCTGGCGAAGAGGCAGGTGGACTATATCCTGGGGAAGAACCCCGCGGGGACGTCGTTCATGGTGGGGTTTGGGGAAAGGTACCCGCGCCGGCTGCACCACCGCGGCGCGTCGTTGCCGTCGGTGCGCGCGCACCCGGCGCGGATCGGGTGCGACCAGGGGTTCGCGTACCTGCACTCGGCGGCGCCCGACGCCAACCTGCTGGTGGGCGCCGTCGTGGGTGGCCCCGACGCGCGGGACGGGTTCGTCGACGACCGCGATAGCTACGGACAGACTGAGCCCGCCACCTACATCAACGCGCCGCTCGTCGGCGTTCTCGCGTACTTCGCCGGCACCGCCAAGCtctga